A single Melopsittacus undulatus isolate bMelUnd1 chromosome 11, bMelUnd1.mat.Z, whole genome shotgun sequence DNA region contains:
- the GPR21 gene encoding probable G-protein coupled receptor 21: MNSSLVGNQSGRPFCLLAISYLETINFCLLEVVIIVFLMVLIISGNIIVIFVFHCAPLLNHHTTSYFIQTMAYADLLVGVSCLVPSLSLLHYPVVLSESLVCQIFGYVVSVLKSVSMASLACISIDRYIAITKPLTYNTLVTPWRLRICILIIWLYSCLVFLPSFHWGKPGYHGDVFQWCANSWNTDPYFTLFIVVMLYAPAAFIVCFTYFNIFRICQQHTKEINERRVRFSSQDGEAGEAQPCPDKRYAMVLFRITSVFYILWLPYIIYFLLESSNVYSNRVASFLTTWLAISNSFCNCVIYSLSNSVFQKGLKRLSGAICASCARQRVAKDSSTSRSKRSSNGCHV; this comes from the coding sequence ATGAACTCCTCCTTGGTTGGCAACCAGAGTGGCCGGCCGTTCTGTCTCCTGGCCATTAGCTATTTGGAGACCATCAATTTTTGCCTCCTGGAAGTGGTTATTATTGTGTTCCTCATGGTGCTGATTATTTCGGGCAACATCATTGTGATATTTGTCTTTCACTGTGCACCTCTGCTGAACCACCACACCACCAGCTACTTCATCCAGACTATGGCGTATGCTGACCTCCTGGTGGGCGTGAGCTGTCTGGTGCCTTCTTTGTCTTTGCTGCACTATCCTGTTGTTTTAAGTGAGTCCTTGGTTTGCCAAATCTTTGGTTATGTGGTATCAGTGCTGAAGAGCGTCTCCATGGCCTCTTTGGCGTGCATTAGTATTGACAGATACATCGCCATCACGAAGCCGCTGACCTACAACACGCTGGTGACCCCATGGAGACTTCGAATCTGCATACTGATCATTTGGCTCTACTCCTGCCTGGTCTTCTTACCCTCCTTTCACTGGGGAAAGCCTGGATATCACGGGGATGTGTTCCAGTGGTGTGCCAATTCCTGGAACACCGATCCCTATTTTACCCTCTTCATTGTGGTGATGCTCTACGCCCCGGCTGCTTTCATCGTCTGCTTCACTTACTTCAACATCTTCCGCATCTGCCAACAGCACACCAAGGAGATCAACGAGAGGCGAGTGCGCTTCAGCTCTCAGGATGGGGAGGCTGGGGAGGCGCAGCCCTGCCCGGACAAGCGCTATGCCATGGTTCTTTTCCGCATCACCAGTGTCTTCTACATCCTCTGGTTGCCCTACATCATCTATTTTCTGCTGGAGAGCTCCAATGTCTATAGTAACCGCGTTGCGTCCTTCTTGACCACTTGGCTTGCCATTAGCAACAGCTTCTGCAACTGTGTTATTTACAGTCTCTCCAACAGTGTCTTTCAGAAGGGGCTTAAGCGGCTTTCGGGGGCTATTTGTGCCTCTTGTGCTAGACAGAGGGTAGCTAAGGACTCCTCTACCTCTAGGAGCAAAAGATCTTCCAATGGATGTCATGTCTAA